One stretch of Portunus trituberculatus isolate SZX2019 chromosome 23, ASM1759143v1, whole genome shotgun sequence DNA includes these proteins:
- the LOC123507714 gene encoding mediator of RNA polymerase II transcription subunit 25-like isoform X5 has protein sequence MNFDRTDIVFVVEKSVSMKTYLTELLESYVTPIISLFGGGLSEESDVIFTQSSMVQYASVFYGTELSLVGGWGQVECFGPTCSENEILNSIRNARYSGKNLTRQAFILDGLQAALNMFEAMKQRSPAGENVQRCCILVTQSTPMSNPWSPTNLEKVILDIKRNKIQLSVVSAHKLVELYCLFDAAGGDHQSTLNKNYASKPQHLVLLQGFSLQERALSPSLMPYCQNTPVPTPPAPPTPHITQSVNVPTPAGPGVTTPSPGPVVTVGSPVPSQPPHMVRPGAVNPMVVNPPQACGPQGMPVVRPIMPRMITPPRPRWPTDNVTGSTNTPPMNTWIAPNPRPQVISSIMLNQQPQPPVPTDGMGPKPQQQQPTPMPNVDGSMINTSIQGQNPQQPQMSVGPTGVNPTMNPPTQRTVVWQGTLEWQEKKPDNNSRVVHQVTCKMTSMVVDGEPEVKADHWATTLIMQMIPKHILGSIGNTFFRNVKTVMFLPDQSHALEILTNFLFRGMAGCVHVSHPSPHPSAHQQSDVKVIILLYSSEKKAYVGFVPIDQLSFVNKIKSVIQNARKSQTTTMMAPGTGPSTSHMGVPGNAGLQQLPSTAAGTGMNVIPTQSMIIHNNPQLTQALSQPLNPGGTNLLGTNQMSIAGSGVTQGPGVNVQMAPGQSVLASQLTTRPTLNLQQPQQQQQQQQQQQQQQQQQQQQQQQTEMLQMRQNPQQQPQQQQHHTLRQQVHQQRPSLTMSLGQQGPGGTAALGQPRMMQPMQGTGLKQLLQQQQQHVRLQHQQQQVQQQQQQQQHIIMMQQQGMRPQMTGQGQQVMGQAIGQQTLAQQALGQQNINQQGMGQTLQDGPDYIGDLL, from the exons ATGAATTTCGACCGGACAGACATCGTGTTCGTGGTGGAGAAGAGTGTGTCCATGAAGACCTACCTGACGGAGCTGCTGGAGTCCTATGTCACACCTATCATATC ACTCTTTGGTGGAGGTCTCTCCGAAGAGTCTGATGTAATCTTTACACAA AGTAGTATGGTCCAATATGCCTCTGTGTTCTATGGCACAGAGCTCTCCCTTGTAGGAGGGTGGGGTCAGGTGGAATGCTTTGGCCCCACTTGCTCTGAGAATGAGATTCTAAACTCCATCAGGAATGCCCG CTACTCTGGCAAAAACCTTACACGACAAGCATTTATCCTGGATGGACTTCAAGCTGCTCTCAATATGTTTGAAGCCATGAAGCAGCGCAGTCCAGCTGGAGAGAATGTACAGAGATGCTGCATCCTGGTGACTCAGAGCACACCTATGAGCAACCCCTGGTCCCCTACCAATCTGGAGAAGGTCATCCTGGATATCAAACGA AATAAAATCCAGCTGTCAGTAGTGTCAGCCCACAAGCTGGTAGAGCTGTACTGTTTGTTTGATGCTGCTGGGGGAgaccaccagtccaccctcaACAAGAACTATGCCAGCAAACCCCAACACCTGGTGCTCCTGCAGGGCTTCAG TCTGCAGGAGCGAGCACTGAGCCCATCCCTGATGCCGTACTGCCAAAATACACCCGTCCCCACACCCCCTGCACCCCCCACGCCCCACATAACCCAAAGTGTCAACGTGCCCACTCCGGCCGGTCCCGGAGTCACCACCCCCTCTCCAGGACCTGTTGTCACTGTGGGCTCTCCAGTTCCTTCCCAGCCACCTCAT ATGGTGCGTCCAGGTGCAGTGAACCCCATGGTGGTGAACCCTCCACAGGCCTGTGGTCCTCAAGGTA TGCCTGTTGTGCGGCCCATCATGCCTCGGATGATCACTCCACCAAGGCCACGTTGGCCtacag ACAACGTTACTGGTAGCACCAACACTCCACCAATGAATACTTGGATAGCCCCCAACCCACGCCCACAAGTCATATCCTCCATAATGTTGAACCAGCAGCCACAGCCACCAGTTCCTACAGATGGCATGGGACCCAaacctcagcagcagcagcccacACCTATGCCAA ATGTTGATGGCAGTATGATCAACACCAGCATCCAAGGCCAAAATCCCCAGCAGCCCCAGATGTCGGTGGGCCCCACAGGTGTCAACCCCACCATGAACCCCCCAACCCAGCGCACCGTGGTGTGGCAAGGCACGTTGGAGTGGCAGGAGAAGAAGCCAGACAACAACAGTAGAGTGGTGCATCAGGTGACCTGCAAGATGACCTCAATGGTGGTCGATGGAGAGCCTGAAGT GAAGGCTGATCACTGGGCCACCACACTGATAATGCAGATGATCCCCAAGCACATCCTGGGCTCCATTGGCAACACCTTCTTCAGGAACGTCAAGACAGTCATGTTCCTCCCTGACCAGAGTCACGCCCTTGAGATCCTCACAAATTTTCTCTTCCGTGGTATG GCTGGATGTGTCCATGTGTCCCATCCATCACCACACCCATCAGCACACCAGCAAAGTGATGTCAAGGTGATCATCCTCCTTTACTCCAGTGAGAAGAAAGCATATGTTGGCTTTGTCCCCATCGACCAGTTATCCTTTGTCAACAAGATCAAGAGCGTCATTCAAAATGCCCGCAAGTCCCAG ACTACAACCATGATGGCACCTGGCACTGGTCCTAGCACATCTCACATGGGCGTACCAGGAAATGCAGGGCTCCAGCAGTTACCGTCTACTGCTG CAGGTACAGGGATGAATGTAATCCCCACCCAGAGCATGATCATCCACAACAATCCTCAGCTGACTCAGGCCCTCAGTCAGCCCCTCAATCCAG GTGGCACCAATTTATTGGGAACAAACCAGATGTCCATAGCAGGAAGTGGTGTGACTCAGGGCCCTGGAGTCAATGTGCAGATGGCTCCTGGCCAGTCAGTACTGGCCAGCCAACTTACCACACGACCAACTCTTAATTTACAACaaccacagcagcaacaacaacaacaacaacagcagcagcagcagcaacagcaacagcagcagcagcaacagcaaacaGAGATGTTGCAAATGAGACAAAATCCA cagcagcaaccacagcaacagcagcatcatACACTACGGCAACAAGTGCACCAACAGAGGCCCAGCTTGACCATGAGTCTGGGCCAGCAGGGTCCAGGAGGCACAGCTGCCCTGGGTCAGCCACGTATGATGCAACCCATGCAGGGCACTGGCCTCAAGCAACTTCTGCAGCAGCAG CAGCAACATGTGAGGCTccagcaccaacagcagcaagtacagcagcagcagcaacagcaacagcacatTATTATGATGCAGCAACAAGGAATGCGGCCACAAATGACAGGCCAAGGTCAGCAAGTGATGGGGCAGGCCATTGGGCAGCAGACACTAGCACAGCAGGCCTTGGGTCAGCAGAATATCAACCAGCAGGGCATGGGACAGACACTTCAAGATGGCCCAGACTATATTGGGGACTTGTtgtaa
- the LOC123507714 gene encoding mediator of RNA polymerase II transcription subunit 25-like isoform X9, giving the protein MNFDRTDIVFVVEKSVSMKTYLTELLESYVTPIISLFGGGLSEESDVIFTQSSMVQYASVFYGTELSLVGGWGQVECFGPTCSENEILNSIRNARYSGKNLTRQAFILDGLQAALNMFEAMKQRSPAGENVQRCCILVTQSTPMSNPWSPTNLEKVILDIKRNKIQLSVVSAHKLVELYCLFDAAGGDHQSTLNKNYASKPQHLVLLQGFSLQERALSPSLMPYCQNTPVPTPPAPPTPHITQSVNVPTPAGPGVTTPSPGPVVTVGSPVPSQPPHVCVGKMVRPGAVNPMVVNPPQACGPQGMPVVRPIMPRMITPPRPRWPTDNVTGSTNTPPMNTWIAPNPRPQVISSIMLNQQPQPPVPTDGMGPKPQQQQPTPMPNVDGSMINTSIQGQNPQQPQMSVGPTGVNPTMNPPTQRTVVWQGTLEWQEKKPDNNSRVVHQVTCKMTSMVVDGEPEVKADHWATTLIMQMIPKHILGSIGNTFFRNVKTVMFLPDQSHALEILTNFLFRGMAGCVHVSHPSPHPSAHQQSDVKVIILLYSSEKKAYVGFVPIDQLSFVNKIKSVIQNARKSQTTTMMAPGTGPSTSHMGVPGNAGLQQLPSTAGTGMNVIPTQSMIIHNNPQLTQALSQPLNPGGTNLLGTNQMSIAGSGVTQGPGVNVQMAPGQSVLASQLTTRPTLNLQQPQQQQQQQQQQQQQQQQQQQQQQQTEMLQMRQNPQQQPQQQQHHTLRQQVHQQRPSLTMSLGQQGPGGTAALGQPRMMQPMQGTGLKQLLQQQQHVRLQHQQQQVQQQQQQQQHIIMMQQQGMRPQMTGQGQQVMGQAIGQQTLAQQALGQQNINQQGMGQTLQDGPDYIGDLL; this is encoded by the exons ATGAATTTCGACCGGACAGACATCGTGTTCGTGGTGGAGAAGAGTGTGTCCATGAAGACCTACCTGACGGAGCTGCTGGAGTCCTATGTCACACCTATCATATC ACTCTTTGGTGGAGGTCTCTCCGAAGAGTCTGATGTAATCTTTACACAA AGTAGTATGGTCCAATATGCCTCTGTGTTCTATGGCACAGAGCTCTCCCTTGTAGGAGGGTGGGGTCAGGTGGAATGCTTTGGCCCCACTTGCTCTGAGAATGAGATTCTAAACTCCATCAGGAATGCCCG CTACTCTGGCAAAAACCTTACACGACAAGCATTTATCCTGGATGGACTTCAAGCTGCTCTCAATATGTTTGAAGCCATGAAGCAGCGCAGTCCAGCTGGAGAGAATGTACAGAGATGCTGCATCCTGGTGACTCAGAGCACACCTATGAGCAACCCCTGGTCCCCTACCAATCTGGAGAAGGTCATCCTGGATATCAAACGA AATAAAATCCAGCTGTCAGTAGTGTCAGCCCACAAGCTGGTAGAGCTGTACTGTTTGTTTGATGCTGCTGGGGGAgaccaccagtccaccctcaACAAGAACTATGCCAGCAAACCCCAACACCTGGTGCTCCTGCAGGGCTTCAG TCTGCAGGAGCGAGCACTGAGCCCATCCCTGATGCCGTACTGCCAAAATACACCCGTCCCCACACCCCCTGCACCCCCCACGCCCCACATAACCCAAAGTGTCAACGTGCCCACTCCGGCCGGTCCCGGAGTCACCACCCCCTCTCCAGGACCTGTTGTCACTGTGGGCTCTCCAGTTCCTTCCCAGCCACCTCATGTATGTGTTGGCAAG ATGGTGCGTCCAGGTGCAGTGAACCCCATGGTGGTGAACCCTCCACAGGCCTGTGGTCCTCAAGGTA TGCCTGTTGTGCGGCCCATCATGCCTCGGATGATCACTCCACCAAGGCCACGTTGGCCtacag ACAACGTTACTGGTAGCACCAACACTCCACCAATGAATACTTGGATAGCCCCCAACCCACGCCCACAAGTCATATCCTCCATAATGTTGAACCAGCAGCCACAGCCACCAGTTCCTACAGATGGCATGGGACCCAaacctcagcagcagcagcccacACCTATGCCAA ATGTTGATGGCAGTATGATCAACACCAGCATCCAAGGCCAAAATCCCCAGCAGCCCCAGATGTCGGTGGGCCCCACAGGTGTCAACCCCACCATGAACCCCCCAACCCAGCGCACCGTGGTGTGGCAAGGCACGTTGGAGTGGCAGGAGAAGAAGCCAGACAACAACAGTAGAGTGGTGCATCAGGTGACCTGCAAGATGACCTCAATGGTGGTCGATGGAGAGCCTGAAGT GAAGGCTGATCACTGGGCCACCACACTGATAATGCAGATGATCCCCAAGCACATCCTGGGCTCCATTGGCAACACCTTCTTCAGGAACGTCAAGACAGTCATGTTCCTCCCTGACCAGAGTCACGCCCTTGAGATCCTCACAAATTTTCTCTTCCGTGGTATG GCTGGATGTGTCCATGTGTCCCATCCATCACCACACCCATCAGCACACCAGCAAAGTGATGTCAAGGTGATCATCCTCCTTTACTCCAGTGAGAAGAAAGCATATGTTGGCTTTGTCCCCATCGACCAGTTATCCTTTGTCAACAAGATCAAGAGCGTCATTCAAAATGCCCGCAAGTCCCAG ACTACAACCATGATGGCACCTGGCACTGGTCCTAGCACATCTCACATGGGCGTACCAGGAAATGCAGGGCTCCAGCAGTTACCGTCTACTGCTG GTACAGGGATGAATGTAATCCCCACCCAGAGCATGATCATCCACAACAATCCTCAGCTGACTCAGGCCCTCAGTCAGCCCCTCAATCCAG GTGGCACCAATTTATTGGGAACAAACCAGATGTCCATAGCAGGAAGTGGTGTGACTCAGGGCCCTGGAGTCAATGTGCAGATGGCTCCTGGCCAGTCAGTACTGGCCAGCCAACTTACCACACGACCAACTCTTAATTTACAACaaccacagcagcaacaacaacaacaacaacagcagcagcagcagcaacagcaacagcagcagcagcaacagcaaacaGAGATGTTGCAAATGAGACAAAATCCA cagcagcaaccacagcaacagcagcatcatACACTACGGCAACAAGTGCACCAACAGAGGCCCAGCTTGACCATGAGTCTGGGCCAGCAGGGTCCAGGAGGCACAGCTGCCCTGGGTCAGCCACGTATGATGCAACCCATGCAGGGCACTGGCCTCAAGCAACTTCTGCAGCAGCAG CAACATGTGAGGCTccagcaccaacagcagcaagtacagcagcagcagcaacagcaacagcacatTATTATGATGCAGCAACAAGGAATGCGGCCACAAATGACAGGCCAAGGTCAGCAAGTGATGGGGCAGGCCATTGGGCAGCAGACACTAGCACAGCAGGCCTTGGGTCAGCAGAATATCAACCAGCAGGGCATGGGACAGACACTTCAAGATGGCCCAGACTATATTGGGGACTTGTtgtaa
- the LOC123507714 gene encoding mediator of RNA polymerase II transcription subunit 25-like isoform X2, with translation MNFDRTDIVFVVEKSVSMKTYLTELLESYVTPIISLFGGGLSEESDVIFTQSSMVQYASVFYGTELSLVGGWGQVECFGPTCSENEILNSIRNARYSGKNLTRQAFILDGLQAALNMFEAMKQRSPAGENVQRCCILVTQSTPMSNPWSPTNLEKVILDIKRNKIQLSVVSAHKLVELYCLFDAAGGDHQSTLNKNYASKPQHLVLLQGFSLQERALSPSLMPYCQNTPVPTPPAPPTPHITQSVNVPTPAGPGVTTPSPGPVVTVGSPVPSQPPHVCVGKMVRPGAVNPMVVNPPQACGPQVPVVRPIMPRMITPPRPRWPTDNVTGSTNTPPMNTWIAPNPRPQVISSIMLNQQPQPPVPTDGMGPKPQQQQPTPMPNVDGSMINTSIQGQNPQQPQMSVGPTGVNPTMNPPTQRTVVWQGTLEWQEKKPDNNSRVVHQVTCKMTSMVVDGEPEVKADHWATTLIMQMIPKHILGSIGNTFFRNVKTVMFLPDQSHALEILTNFLFRGMAGCVHVSHPSPHPSAHQQSDVKVIILLYSSEKKAYVGFVPIDQLSFVNKIKSVIQNARKSQTTTMMAPGTGPSTSHMGVPGNAGLQQLPSTAAGTGMNVIPTQSMIIHNNPQLTQALSQPLNPGGTNLLGTNQMSIAGSGVTQGPGVNVQMAPGQSVLASQLTTRPTLNLQQPQQQQQQQQQQQQQQQQQQQQQQQTEMLQMRQNPQQQPQQQQHHTLRQQVHQQRPSLTMSLGQQGPGGTAALGQPRMMQPMQGTGLKQLLQQQQQHVRLQHQQQQVQQQQQQQQHIIMMQQQGMRPQMTGQGQQVMGQAIGQQTLAQQALGQQNINQQGMGQTLQDGPDYIGDLL, from the exons ATGAATTTCGACCGGACAGACATCGTGTTCGTGGTGGAGAAGAGTGTGTCCATGAAGACCTACCTGACGGAGCTGCTGGAGTCCTATGTCACACCTATCATATC ACTCTTTGGTGGAGGTCTCTCCGAAGAGTCTGATGTAATCTTTACACAA AGTAGTATGGTCCAATATGCCTCTGTGTTCTATGGCACAGAGCTCTCCCTTGTAGGAGGGTGGGGTCAGGTGGAATGCTTTGGCCCCACTTGCTCTGAGAATGAGATTCTAAACTCCATCAGGAATGCCCG CTACTCTGGCAAAAACCTTACACGACAAGCATTTATCCTGGATGGACTTCAAGCTGCTCTCAATATGTTTGAAGCCATGAAGCAGCGCAGTCCAGCTGGAGAGAATGTACAGAGATGCTGCATCCTGGTGACTCAGAGCACACCTATGAGCAACCCCTGGTCCCCTACCAATCTGGAGAAGGTCATCCTGGATATCAAACGA AATAAAATCCAGCTGTCAGTAGTGTCAGCCCACAAGCTGGTAGAGCTGTACTGTTTGTTTGATGCTGCTGGGGGAgaccaccagtccaccctcaACAAGAACTATGCCAGCAAACCCCAACACCTGGTGCTCCTGCAGGGCTTCAG TCTGCAGGAGCGAGCACTGAGCCCATCCCTGATGCCGTACTGCCAAAATACACCCGTCCCCACACCCCCTGCACCCCCCACGCCCCACATAACCCAAAGTGTCAACGTGCCCACTCCGGCCGGTCCCGGAGTCACCACCCCCTCTCCAGGACCTGTTGTCACTGTGGGCTCTCCAGTTCCTTCCCAGCCACCTCATGTATGTGTTGGCAAG ATGGTGCGTCCAGGTGCAGTGAACCCCATGGTGGTGAACCCTCCACAGGCCTGTGGTCCTCAAG TGCCTGTTGTGCGGCCCATCATGCCTCGGATGATCACTCCACCAAGGCCACGTTGGCCtacag ACAACGTTACTGGTAGCACCAACACTCCACCAATGAATACTTGGATAGCCCCCAACCCACGCCCACAAGTCATATCCTCCATAATGTTGAACCAGCAGCCACAGCCACCAGTTCCTACAGATGGCATGGGACCCAaacctcagcagcagcagcccacACCTATGCCAA ATGTTGATGGCAGTATGATCAACACCAGCATCCAAGGCCAAAATCCCCAGCAGCCCCAGATGTCGGTGGGCCCCACAGGTGTCAACCCCACCATGAACCCCCCAACCCAGCGCACCGTGGTGTGGCAAGGCACGTTGGAGTGGCAGGAGAAGAAGCCAGACAACAACAGTAGAGTGGTGCATCAGGTGACCTGCAAGATGACCTCAATGGTGGTCGATGGAGAGCCTGAAGT GAAGGCTGATCACTGGGCCACCACACTGATAATGCAGATGATCCCCAAGCACATCCTGGGCTCCATTGGCAACACCTTCTTCAGGAACGTCAAGACAGTCATGTTCCTCCCTGACCAGAGTCACGCCCTTGAGATCCTCACAAATTTTCTCTTCCGTGGTATG GCTGGATGTGTCCATGTGTCCCATCCATCACCACACCCATCAGCACACCAGCAAAGTGATGTCAAGGTGATCATCCTCCTTTACTCCAGTGAGAAGAAAGCATATGTTGGCTTTGTCCCCATCGACCAGTTATCCTTTGTCAACAAGATCAAGAGCGTCATTCAAAATGCCCGCAAGTCCCAG ACTACAACCATGATGGCACCTGGCACTGGTCCTAGCACATCTCACATGGGCGTACCAGGAAATGCAGGGCTCCAGCAGTTACCGTCTACTGCTG CAGGTACAGGGATGAATGTAATCCCCACCCAGAGCATGATCATCCACAACAATCCTCAGCTGACTCAGGCCCTCAGTCAGCCCCTCAATCCAG GTGGCACCAATTTATTGGGAACAAACCAGATGTCCATAGCAGGAAGTGGTGTGACTCAGGGCCCTGGAGTCAATGTGCAGATGGCTCCTGGCCAGTCAGTACTGGCCAGCCAACTTACCACACGACCAACTCTTAATTTACAACaaccacagcagcaacaacaacaacaacaacagcagcagcagcagcaacagcaacagcagcagcagcaacagcaaacaGAGATGTTGCAAATGAGACAAAATCCA cagcagcaaccacagcaacagcagcatcatACACTACGGCAACAAGTGCACCAACAGAGGCCCAGCTTGACCATGAGTCTGGGCCAGCAGGGTCCAGGAGGCACAGCTGCCCTGGGTCAGCCACGTATGATGCAACCCATGCAGGGCACTGGCCTCAAGCAACTTCTGCAGCAGCAG CAGCAACATGTGAGGCTccagcaccaacagcagcaagtacagcagcagcagcaacagcaacagcacatTATTATGATGCAGCAACAAGGAATGCGGCCACAAATGACAGGCCAAGGTCAGCAAGTGATGGGGCAGGCCATTGGGCAGCAGACACTAGCACAGCAGGCCTTGGGTCAGCAGAATATCAACCAGCAGGGCATGGGACAGACACTTCAAGATGGCCCAGACTATATTGGGGACTTGTtgtaa
- the LOC123507714 gene encoding mediator of RNA polymerase II transcription subunit 25-like isoform X6 — MNFDRTDIVFVVEKSVSMKTYLTELLESYVTPIISLFGGGLSEESDVIFTQSSMVQYASVFYGTELSLVGGWGQVECFGPTCSENEILNSIRNARYSGKNLTRQAFILDGLQAALNMFEAMKQRSPAGENVQRCCILVTQSTPMSNPWSPTNLEKVILDIKRNKIQLSVVSAHKLVELYCLFDAAGGDHQSTLNKNYASKPQHLVLLQGFSLQERALSPSLMPYCQNTPVPTPPAPPTPHITQSVNVPTPAGPGVTTPSPGPVVTVGSPVPSQPPHMVRPGAVNPMVVNPPQACGPQVPVVRPIMPRMITPPRPRWPTDNVTGSTNTPPMNTWIAPNPRPQVISSIMLNQQPQPPVPTDGMGPKPQQQQPTPMPNVDGSMINTSIQGQNPQQPQMSVGPTGVNPTMNPPTQRTVVWQGTLEWQEKKPDNNSRVVHQVTCKMTSMVVDGEPEVKADHWATTLIMQMIPKHILGSIGNTFFRNVKTVMFLPDQSHALEILTNFLFRGMAGCVHVSHPSPHPSAHQQSDVKVIILLYSSEKKAYVGFVPIDQLSFVNKIKSVIQNARKSQTTTMMAPGTGPSTSHMGVPGNAGLQQLPSTAAGTGMNVIPTQSMIIHNNPQLTQALSQPLNPGGTNLLGTNQMSIAGSGVTQGPGVNVQMAPGQSVLASQLTTRPTLNLQQPQQQQQQQQQQQQQQQQQQQQQQQTEMLQMRQNPQQQPQQQQHHTLRQQVHQQRPSLTMSLGQQGPGGTAALGQPRMMQPMQGTGLKQLLQQQQQHVRLQHQQQQVQQQQQQQQHIIMMQQQGMRPQMTGQGQQVMGQAIGQQTLAQQALGQQNINQQGMGQTLQDGPDYIGDLL, encoded by the exons ATGAATTTCGACCGGACAGACATCGTGTTCGTGGTGGAGAAGAGTGTGTCCATGAAGACCTACCTGACGGAGCTGCTGGAGTCCTATGTCACACCTATCATATC ACTCTTTGGTGGAGGTCTCTCCGAAGAGTCTGATGTAATCTTTACACAA AGTAGTATGGTCCAATATGCCTCTGTGTTCTATGGCACAGAGCTCTCCCTTGTAGGAGGGTGGGGTCAGGTGGAATGCTTTGGCCCCACTTGCTCTGAGAATGAGATTCTAAACTCCATCAGGAATGCCCG CTACTCTGGCAAAAACCTTACACGACAAGCATTTATCCTGGATGGACTTCAAGCTGCTCTCAATATGTTTGAAGCCATGAAGCAGCGCAGTCCAGCTGGAGAGAATGTACAGAGATGCTGCATCCTGGTGACTCAGAGCACACCTATGAGCAACCCCTGGTCCCCTACCAATCTGGAGAAGGTCATCCTGGATATCAAACGA AATAAAATCCAGCTGTCAGTAGTGTCAGCCCACAAGCTGGTAGAGCTGTACTGTTTGTTTGATGCTGCTGGGGGAgaccaccagtccaccctcaACAAGAACTATGCCAGCAAACCCCAACACCTGGTGCTCCTGCAGGGCTTCAG TCTGCAGGAGCGAGCACTGAGCCCATCCCTGATGCCGTACTGCCAAAATACACCCGTCCCCACACCCCCTGCACCCCCCACGCCCCACATAACCCAAAGTGTCAACGTGCCCACTCCGGCCGGTCCCGGAGTCACCACCCCCTCTCCAGGACCTGTTGTCACTGTGGGCTCTCCAGTTCCTTCCCAGCCACCTCAT ATGGTGCGTCCAGGTGCAGTGAACCCCATGGTGGTGAACCCTCCACAGGCCTGTGGTCCTCAAG TGCCTGTTGTGCGGCCCATCATGCCTCGGATGATCACTCCACCAAGGCCACGTTGGCCtacag ACAACGTTACTGGTAGCACCAACACTCCACCAATGAATACTTGGATAGCCCCCAACCCACGCCCACAAGTCATATCCTCCATAATGTTGAACCAGCAGCCACAGCCACCAGTTCCTACAGATGGCATGGGACCCAaacctcagcagcagcagcccacACCTATGCCAA ATGTTGATGGCAGTATGATCAACACCAGCATCCAAGGCCAAAATCCCCAGCAGCCCCAGATGTCGGTGGGCCCCACAGGTGTCAACCCCACCATGAACCCCCCAACCCAGCGCACCGTGGTGTGGCAAGGCACGTTGGAGTGGCAGGAGAAGAAGCCAGACAACAACAGTAGAGTGGTGCATCAGGTGACCTGCAAGATGACCTCAATGGTGGTCGATGGAGAGCCTGAAGT GAAGGCTGATCACTGGGCCACCACACTGATAATGCAGATGATCCCCAAGCACATCCTGGGCTCCATTGGCAACACCTTCTTCAGGAACGTCAAGACAGTCATGTTCCTCCCTGACCAGAGTCACGCCCTTGAGATCCTCACAAATTTTCTCTTCCGTGGTATG GCTGGATGTGTCCATGTGTCCCATCCATCACCACACCCATCAGCACACCAGCAAAGTGATGTCAAGGTGATCATCCTCCTTTACTCCAGTGAGAAGAAAGCATATGTTGGCTTTGTCCCCATCGACCAGTTATCCTTTGTCAACAAGATCAAGAGCGTCATTCAAAATGCCCGCAAGTCCCAG ACTACAACCATGATGGCACCTGGCACTGGTCCTAGCACATCTCACATGGGCGTACCAGGAAATGCAGGGCTCCAGCAGTTACCGTCTACTGCTG CAGGTACAGGGATGAATGTAATCCCCACCCAGAGCATGATCATCCACAACAATCCTCAGCTGACTCAGGCCCTCAGTCAGCCCCTCAATCCAG GTGGCACCAATTTATTGGGAACAAACCAGATGTCCATAGCAGGAAGTGGTGTGACTCAGGGCCCTGGAGTCAATGTGCAGATGGCTCCTGGCCAGTCAGTACTGGCCAGCCAACTTACCACACGACCAACTCTTAATTTACAACaaccacagcagcaacaacaacaacaacaacagcagcagcagcagcaacagcaacagcagcagcagcaacagcaaacaGAGATGTTGCAAATGAGACAAAATCCA cagcagcaaccacagcaacagcagcatcatACACTACGGCAACAAGTGCACCAACAGAGGCCCAGCTTGACCATGAGTCTGGGCCAGCAGGGTCCAGGAGGCACAGCTGCCCTGGGTCAGCCACGTATGATGCAACCCATGCAGGGCACTGGCCTCAAGCAACTTCTGCAGCAGCAG CAGCAACATGTGAGGCTccagcaccaacagcagcaagtacagcagcagcagcaacagcaacagcacatTATTATGATGCAGCAACAAGGAATGCGGCCACAAATGACAGGCCAAGGTCAGCAAGTGATGGGGCAGGCCATTGGGCAGCAGACACTAGCACAGCAGGCCTTGGGTCAGCAGAATATCAACCAGCAGGGCATGGGACAGACACTTCAAGATGGCCCAGACTATATTGGGGACTTGTtgtaa